The following coding sequences are from one Oryzias melastigma strain HK-1 linkage group LG20, ASM292280v2, whole genome shotgun sequence window:
- the myd88 gene encoding myeloid differentiation primary response protein MyD88 isoform X1, with the protein MAGCSSDVDLWKVPLVALNVTVRRKLGLYLNPKNTVAADWMTVAEEMGFTYLEIKNYEASKNPTRTVLEDWQARSKDASVGKLLSILTEVERKDVVEDLRPQIDEDVRKYLESLQRKSEPPLQVPEVDSCVPRTPERLGITVEDDPEGAPEMFDAFICYCQNDFHFVCEMIRELEQTDHKLKLCVFDRDVLPGSCVWTITSELIEKRCKRMVVVISDEYLESDACDFQTKFALSLCPGNKIDIYGARSKRLIPVIYKTMKKPFPTILRFLTVCDYTKPCTQAWFWIRLAKALSLP; encoded by the exons ATGGCCGGTTGTTCTTCAGACGTGGACCTGTGGAAGGTCCCTCTGGTGGCGCTCAACGTCACCGTCAGGAGAAAGCTGGGACTTTATCTGAACCCCAAAAACACGGTGGCCGCCGACTGGATGACGGTGGCCGAGGAGATGGGCTTCACCTACCTGGAAATCAAGAACTACGAGGCGTCGAAAAACCCAACCAGAACGGTATTGGAGGACTGGCAGGCCCGGAGCAAAGACGCCTCGGTGGGGAAGCTGCTGTCCATCCTGACGGAGGTGGAGAGGAAGGACGTGGTGGAGGATCTTCGCCCTCAAATAG ATGAGGACGTCAGAAAGTACTTGGAGAGTTTGCAGAGGAAATCTGAACCTCCGCTCCAGGTACCTGAGGTTGACAGTTGCGTTCCTCGCACCCCAGAAAGGTTAGGGATCACCGTGGAGGATGACCCTGAAG GGGCGCCGGAGATGTTTGACGCCTTCATCTGCTACTGCCAAAACGACTTCCATTTTGTCTGCGAGATGATCAGAGAGCTGGAGCAGACGGACCACAAGCTgaagctgtgtgtgtttgacagAGATGTTCTCCCGGGTTCCTGCGTTTGGACCATTACAAGTGAACTCATAGAGAAGAG GTGTAAGAGGATGGTGGTCGTCATATCTGATGAATATCTGGAGAGTGATGCTTGTGACTTTCAGACCAAGTTTGCCCTCAGCCTCTGCCCTGGTaataaaatagacatttatG GGGCTCGGAGTAAACGTCTCATTCCTGTCATCTACAAGACGATGAAAAAGCCATTCCCGACTATTTTGCGGTTCCTCACCGTATGCGACTACACCAAGCCCTGCACCCAGGCCTGGTTCTGGATACGACTTGCCAAAGCTTTATCTTTGCCATGA
- the myd88 gene encoding myeloid differentiation primary response protein MyD88 isoform X2 has protein sequence MAGCSSDVDLWKVPLVALNVTVRRKLGLYLNPKNTVAADWMTVAEEMGFTYLEIKNYEASKNPTRTVLEDWQARSKDASVGKLLSILTEVERKDVVEDLRPQIDEDVRKYLESLQRKSEPPLQVPEVDSCVPRTPERLGITVEDDPEGAPEMFDAFICYCQNDFHFVCEMIRELEQTDHKLKLCVFDRDVLPGSCVWTITSELIEKRCKRMVVVISDEYLESDACDFQTKFALSLCPGARSKRLIPVIYKTMKKPFPTILRFLTVCDYTKPCTQAWFWIRLAKALSLP, from the exons ATGGCCGGTTGTTCTTCAGACGTGGACCTGTGGAAGGTCCCTCTGGTGGCGCTCAACGTCACCGTCAGGAGAAAGCTGGGACTTTATCTGAACCCCAAAAACACGGTGGCCGCCGACTGGATGACGGTGGCCGAGGAGATGGGCTTCACCTACCTGGAAATCAAGAACTACGAGGCGTCGAAAAACCCAACCAGAACGGTATTGGAGGACTGGCAGGCCCGGAGCAAAGACGCCTCGGTGGGGAAGCTGCTGTCCATCCTGACGGAGGTGGAGAGGAAGGACGTGGTGGAGGATCTTCGCCCTCAAATAG ATGAGGACGTCAGAAAGTACTTGGAGAGTTTGCAGAGGAAATCTGAACCTCCGCTCCAGGTACCTGAGGTTGACAGTTGCGTTCCTCGCACCCCAGAAAGGTTAGGGATCACCGTGGAGGATGACCCTGAAG GGGCGCCGGAGATGTTTGACGCCTTCATCTGCTACTGCCAAAACGACTTCCATTTTGTCTGCGAGATGATCAGAGAGCTGGAGCAGACGGACCACAAGCTgaagctgtgtgtgtttgacagAGATGTTCTCCCGGGTTCCTGCGTTTGGACCATTACAAGTGAACTCATAGAGAAGAG GTGTAAGAGGATGGTGGTCGTCATATCTGATGAATATCTGGAGAGTGATGCTTGTGACTTTCAGACCAAGTTTGCCCTCAGCCTCTGCCCTG GGGCTCGGAGTAAACGTCTCATTCCTGTCATCTACAAGACGATGAAAAAGCCATTCCCGACTATTTTGCGGTTCCTCACCGTATGCGACTACACCAAGCCCTGCACCCAGGCCTGGTTCTGGATACGACTTGCCAAAGCTTTATCTTTGCCATGA
- the cry-dash gene encoding cryptochrome DASH, with amino-acid sequence MATSRTVICLLRNDLRLHDNELFFWAQKNADHIVPLYCFDPRHYVGTYNFNFPKTGPFRLRFLLESVRDLRNTLRSKGSNLVVRRGKPEEVVADLIKQLGSVSSVAFHEEVASEELNVEKKVKEVCARMKVKVHTCWGSTLFHRDDLPFLHMSRLPDVYTEFRKAVESQSRVRPVFPTPDRLSPLPPGLEDGVIPTAEDLEQTEAETDPRSAFPCSGGENQALARLKHYFWDTDAVATYKETRNGLIGVDYSTKFSPWLAMGCISPRYIYHQIKKYEQERTANQSTYWVIFELLWRDYFKFVGVKYGNKMFFVKGLQDKSLPWKRDTKLFDAWKEGRTGVPFVDANMRELAMTGFMPNRGRQNVASFLTKDLGLDWRMGAEWFEYLLIDHDVCSNYGNWLYSAGIGNDPRENRKFNMIKQALDYDSNGDYVRQWIPELAAVRGADVHTPWNLSSASLSHAHVSLGETYPTPIVIAPEWGRHFNKKPSGPGPSRKGKKGPSHTPKQHRDRGIDFYFNKSKNL; translated from the exons ATGGCTACCTCTCGTACTGTTATATGTTTACTGAGAAACGACTTACGCCTTCACGATAACGAG cttttcttctgggctcagaaaaatgcagaccACATAGTCCCACTTTATTGCTTCGACCCCAGACACTATGTTGGAACCTACAACTTCAATTTTCCAAAGACCGGGCCTTTCCGTCTGCGCTTTTTACTGGAGAGCGTCAGAGACCTCAGAAACACACTCCGCAGCAAGGGGAG CAATTTGGTGGTGAGACGCGGGAAGCCAGAAGAAGTAGTTGCTGACCTGATCAAGCAGCTAGGCTCTGTTAGCAGTGTAGCTTTCCATGAAGAG GTGGCTTCGGAGGAGCTGAACGTGGAGAAGAAGGTGAAGGAAGTCTGCGCTCGGATGAAAGTGAAAGTTCACACCTGCTGGGGCTCCACGCTGTTCCACAGAGATGATCTGCCGTTCCTGCACATGTCCAG ACTTCCTGACGTGTACACAGAGTTCAGAAAGGCCGTGGAGAGCCAGAGCAGGGTGAGACCTGTGTTCCCAACCCCAGACAGGCTGAGTCCTCTGCCCCCGGGGCTGGAAGATGGAGTTATCCCTACAGCAGAGGATCTGGAGCAAACTG aGGCTGAGACTGATCCACGGTCAGCTTTCCCCTGCAGTGGTGGAGAAAATCAAGCCCTAGCCAGACTCAAACACTACTTCTGGGATACT GATGCGGTTGCTACATACAAAGAAACTCGTAATGGATTAATCGGAGTGGATTATTCCACCAAATTTTCACCTTg GCTGGCAATGGGTTGCATCTCTCCCAGATATATTTACCATCAGATCAAAAAGTACGAGCAGGAGCGGACCGCAAATCAGAGCACCTACTG GGTCATCTTTGAGCTTTTGTGGAGGGACTATTTCAAGTTTGTTGGAGTAAAGTAtggaaacaaaatgttttttgtcaaag GGCTACAAGACAAGtcgttgccatggaaacgaGACACAAAGCTATTTGATGCATGGAAAG AGGGACGAACAGGGGTGCCTTTTGTAGACGCCAACATGAGGGAGTTGGCCATGACGGGCTTCATGCCCAACAGAGGGAGACAAAACGTTGCAAGCTTCCTTACCAAGGATCTGGGGCTTGACTGGAGGATGGGGGCTGAATGGTTCGAGTACCTGCTG atCGATCATGACGTCTGCAGCAACTATGGCAACTGGCTGTACAGTGCCGGTATAGGAAATGACCCCAGAGAGAACAGGAAGTTCAACATGATCAAACAAGCTCTCGACTATGACAGCAAT GGAGACTATGTGCGGCAGTGGATCCCCGAGCTGGCGGCTGTCAGAGGAGCAGATGTGCACACTCCCTGGAACCTCAGCTCCGCCTCGCTGTCACATGCTCATGTGTCGCTTGGCGAGACCTACCCCACCCCTATAGTTATAGCGCCGGAGTGGGGCAGGCACTTTAACAAGAAACCG agTGGACCAGGACCGTCacggaaaggaaaaaaagggccTTCTCACACTCCCAAACAGCACCGGGACCGGGGCATCGACTTCTatttcaataaaagtaaaaacctgTGA